One genomic region from Rhodothermales bacterium encodes:
- the secE gene encoding preprotein translocase subunit SecE has protein sequence MNKLKTYIDEVIKEMQKVSWPKRSELISNTMITLVATVIVSLLIFSADRVIGWVLENVYLLAG, from the coding sequence ATGAACAAGCTCAAGACGTACATCGACGAAGTCATTAAGGAGATGCAGAAGGTGAGCTGGCCGAAGCGTTCGGAGCTCATCAGCAACACAATGATCACGCTCGTGGCTACCGTGATCGTGTCGTTGCTCATCTTCAGTGCAGATCGGGTGATTGGCTGGGTGTTGGAGAACGTGTATCTCCTGGCCGGCTG